The following are encoded together in the Brassica napus cultivar Da-Ae chromosome A9, Da-Ae, whole genome shotgun sequence genome:
- the LOC106367273 gene encoding BTB/POZ domain-containing protein At1g30440: protein MACMKLGSKSDAFQRQGQAWFCTTGLPSDIVVEAGEMSFHLHKFPLLSRSGVMERRIAEASKEEDDNCLIKISDLPGGDKTFELVAKFCYGVKLELTASNVVYLRCAAEHLEMTEEYGEGNLISQTETFFNQVVLKSWKDSVKALQSCDEVLEYADELNITKKCIESLAMRASTDPNLFGWPVVEHGGGPMQSPGGSVLWNGISTGARPRQTSSDWWYEDASMLSFPLFKRLITVMDSRGIREDIIAGSLTHYTRKHLPGLKRRRGGPPESSGRFSTPLSSGSVLSEEEQKRLLEETEELLRMQKGLVPTKFFADMLRIAKILKASPSCVANLEKRIGMQLDQAALEDLVMPSFSHTMETLYDVDSVQRILDHFLSTDQIMPADVGSPCSSVDDGNVIGSPRLITPMTAVAKLIDGYLAEVAPDVNLKLPKFQALAASVPEYARLLDDGLYRAIDIYLKHHPWLAETERENLCRLLDCQKLSLEACTHAAQNERLPLRVIVQVLFFEQLQLRTSVAGCFLVSDNLDGGSRQLRSGGFAGGSTEGGGGGGGWATAVRENQVLKVGMDSMRMRVCELEKECSNMRQEIEKLGKTTKGGGGGGSGSGSKTWFGIKLKSHQMCSAQEGSVSKSNNENVKIEKLKDVKERRGKHKKASSISSER, encoded by the exons ATGGCTTGCATGAAGCTGGGATCCAAATCTGATGCTTTCCAGAGACAAGGCCAAGCTTG GTTTTGCACAACTGGACTTCCGAGTGATATTGTCGTTGAAGCTGGAGAGATGTCTTTCCATCTCCACAAG TTTCCTTTGCTCTCTAGAAGTGGAGTCATGGAAAGAAGAATCGCAGAAGCATCCAAAGAAGAGGATGATAACTGTCTCATCAAGATATCTGATCTTCCCGGCGGAGACAAAACGTTTGAGCTGGTCGCCAAGTTCTGCTACGGCGTGAAGCTAGAACTCACTGCTTCCAACGTTGTATACCTCAGATGCGCCGCTGAGCATCTCGAGATGACGGAAGAGTATGGAGAAGGAAACCTAATCTCTCAAACCGaaacgtttttcaaccaagtTGTCCTCAAAAGCTGGAAAGATTCAGTAAAAGCGCTTCAGAGCTGCGACGAGGTCCTCGAGTACGCGGATGAATTAAACATTACCAAGAAATGCATCGAGTCACTAGCCATGAGAGCATCCACAGACCCGAACTTGTTCGGATGGCCAGTTGTGGAGCATGGTGGTGGGCCTATGCAGAGTCCAGGTGGCAGCGTTTTATGGAACGGGATAAGCACAGGGGCGAGACCTAGACAAACTAGCTCAGACTGGTGGTACGAGGATGCGTCCATGCTTAGCTTTCCTCTTTTTAAGAGACTCATCACAGTCATGGACTCCAGAGGCATAAGAGAAGACATCATCGCCGGTTCCTTAACCCACTACACAAGAAAACACTTGCCAGGGCTGAAAAGGCGACGCGGTGGCCCACCTGAATCCAGCGGTCGTTTCAGCACGCCTCTGAGCTCGGGGAGCGTACTCTCCGAAGAAGAGCAGAAGCGCTTGCTTGAAGAGACCGAGGAGCTTCTCCGCATGCAGAAAGGTTTGGTTCCGACCAAGTTTTTCGCCGACATGCTTAGAATCGCCAAGATTTTGAAAGCCAGTCCAAGCTGCGTAGCGAATCTGGAGAAGAGGATAGGGATGCAGCTTGACCAGGCGGCGTTGGAAGATCTTGTGATGCCTAGCTTTTCTCACACGATGGAGACACTATACGATGTTGACTCTGTGCAGAGGATCTTGGACCATTTTCTTAGCACGGATCAGATTATGCCTGCTGACGTTGGCTCTCCTTGCTCTTCGGTGGATGATGGGAATGTAATCGGATCACCACGGTTAATAACACCAATGACAGCGGTTGCAAAGCTGATCGATGGGTATCTCGCTGAAGTTGCACCTGATGTCAATCTCAAGCTTCCTAAGTTCCAAGCCTTAGCTGCTTCTGTTCCTGAATACGCCAGACTCTTGGATGATGGACTCTATCGTGCCATAGACATTTACCTAAAG CATCATCCGTGGTTAGCGGAAACAGAAAGAGAGAATCTTTGCAGGTTGTTAGATTGCCAGAAGCTCTCTTTAGAAGCTTGCACACACGCGGCGCAGAACGAGAGGTTACCTCTAAGAGTAATCGTCCAGGTCCTCTTCTTTGAGCAGCTTCAGCTCAGGACCTCTGTAGCTGGATGCTTCCTCGTTTCAGACAACCTTGATGGCGGATCAAGACAGTTAAGAAGCGGTGGATTTGCAGGAGGATCAAccgaaggaggaggaggaggaggaggatgggCAACTGCAGTAAGAGAGAATCAAGTCTTGAAAGTTGGAATGGATAGTATGAGAATGAGGGTTTGTGAGTTAGAGAAAGAATGTTCCAATATGAGACAGGAGATTGAGAAGCTTGGTAAGACGACAAAAgggggtggtggtggtggttcggGAAGCGGTAGCAAAACGTGGTTTGGTATAAAGCTGAAGTCACATCAAATGTGCAGTGCTCAAGAAGGATCTGTGTCAAAGTCTAATAACGAGAATGTGAAGATAGAGAAGCTTAAGGATGTGAAAGAACGTCGTGGGAAGCATAAGAAAGCTTCGAGCATTAGTTCCGAGAGGTGA
- the LOC106364644 gene encoding cell wall protein RBR3-like, producing MARVHLLLCFTLLFASVTLFDAASAFLKLKPSLPQIEDPKTVGDVEGYTVQVVMVFVGDLEKECPKTSKFKMFFDKLRGFAKYVCPLKTSGKKDDDDMKAKEAGILKTIASFAIGRIKREIQEEKQEAIETFKFMKSLAGRILGGRKKEEKATTTLTPEQLKEIKDGILKWQTVIVKITNTMVVSTTNTEGSAGSNPGAGTPSTDTNNESQGTPSADKNNKSQGTPSTDTNNESQGTTGGSSSPNSGSATGSPSNKPSAGSNPGAGTPSTDTNNQSQGTKNTASSGSATTSQTTEVTVTEVETQTSEQVMTFLMNLEKKCPPKEEYKQFFEKLKSTMAGSAKVASPKKKGGLFSMIKGAVGKIGDAMQFIRSRIGNKSAEVKKSMETYQTEVIKNMEELNAIYAKIVSQNQSKKGGAMTCTPEQQAEIKTTITKWEQVTTQFVEVAIKSETSTTTSTSTSTSDSRGTAQAN from the exons atGGCAAGAGTTCATCTATTGTTATGCTTCACCCTTCTATTTGCATCTGTAACCCTTTTTGACGCGGCTTCAGCTTTTCTGAAGCTAAAGCCATCTTTGCCTCAGATTGAAGATCCGAAGACGGTGGGTGATGTGGAAGGCTACACTGTTCAAGTAGTGATGGTATTTGTGGGGGACCTCGAGAAAGAATGTCCTAAAACAAGCAAATTCAAAATGTTCTTCGACAAACTCAGAGGATTTGCCAAGTATGTTTGCCCACTAAAAACATCTGGCAAAAAGGATGATGATGACATGAAGGCCAAAGAAGCAGGCATCCTCAAAACCATTGCCTCTTTTGCTATTGGAAGG ATAAAGAGGGAAATTCAAGAGGAGAAACAGGAAGCTATCGAAACCTTTAAGTTTATGAAATCCTTGGCTGGTAGAATTTTGGGTGGCCgcaagaaagaagagaaagcaaCCACGACACTAACACCTGAACAGCTGAAAGAAATCAAAGATGGGATCTTGAAGTGGCAGACTGTGATTGTTAAGATCACAAACACTATGGTAGTTAGCACAACAAACACTGAAGGCTCTGCTGGTTCAAATCCCGGAGCTGGAACTCCCTCTACGGATACAAACAATGAATCTCAAGGTACTCCCTCTGcggacaaaaacaataaatctcAAGGTACTCCCTCTACGGATACAAACAATGAATCTCAAGGTACCACTGGAGGCTCTTCGAGTCCTAACTCCGGAAGCGCTACTGGAAGTCCATCAAACAAGCCGTCAGCTGGTTCAAATCCTGGAGCTGGAACTCCCTCTACGGATACAAACAATCAATCTCAAGGTACCAAGAACACTGCTTCAAGTGGAAGTGCAACTACTAGCCAGACCACGGAGGTGACAGTGACAGAAGTCGAGACTCAGACTTCCGAACAAGTTATGACATTCCTAATGAACCTAGAGAAGAAGTGTCCACCGAAGGAGGAATACAAGCAATTTTTCGAGAAGCTAAAGAGTACCATGGCAGGTTCCGCAAAGGTTGCTTCTCCTAAGAAAAAAGGAGGCTTGTTCTCTATGATCAAAGGTGCTGTTGGGAAAATAGGTGATGCCATGCAATTTATTCGTTCAAGAATTGGAAACAAATCAGCAGAA GTAAAGAAGTCAATGGAAACTTACCAAACAGAAGTGATAAAGAATATGGAAGAGCTAAATGCAATCTACGCTAAAATTGTAAGCCAAAATCAAAGCAAGAAAGGAGGAGCAATGACATGCACACCAGAACAACAAGCAGAGATTAAGACGACAATCACCAAGTGGGAACAAGTCACAACCCAGTTCGTTGAGGTTGCTATTAAGAGTGAAACTTCGACAACTACTTCTACTTCTACTTCTACATCAGACTCCAGGGGAACAGCGCAGGCAAATTGA